A genomic stretch from Desulfohalobium retbaense DSM 5692 includes:
- a CDS encoding hydantoinase B/oxoprolinase family protein, with product MDINPILLEVFKNRFTSIAEEMGVTLTRTAYSPNIKERRDLSCALFDAQGEMIAQAAHIPVHLGSMPLSVQSAIAACPMEPGDMVILNDPFQGGTHLPDVTLVAPVFHQTSDKPVFYVANRAHHADIGGMSAGSMPLSTSLYQEGVIIPPLKLIRKGQRNEELFQLILSNVRTPQEREGDFAAQVMANMTGVRRIGELIAKYDLDTVTRYATGLMEYAETVTRKTLAAIPDGEYRFGDFMDDDGAGAEDILIDLVAMVQGGELQLDFTNTADQVRGSINAVRSITLSAVLYVVRSLIDQDIPTNGGCLRPVTVTTRPGSIVDATYPAAVAGGNVETSQRIVDVVLGALARALPERIPAASQGTMNNVAIGGMDERNGRPFSYYETLAGGMGASKRVPGESAVHSHMTNTLNTPIEALEYTYPFRVLQYAICPETGGPGRHPGGDGLVREIELLSGAEITVLSERRRHAPYGLQGGGPGACGANTILRADGRTQTMPGKFQARLSTGDKVRIVTPGGGGYGSGDG from the coding sequence ATGGATATCAATCCGATTTTACTTGAGGTTTTTAAAAACAGGTTTACCTCGATCGCCGAAGAAATGGGGGTCACGCTGACCCGGACCGCGTATTCGCCGAACATCAAGGAGCGCCGCGATCTCTCCTGCGCCCTCTTTGATGCCCAGGGAGAGATGATCGCCCAGGCGGCCCATATTCCGGTCCATCTTGGCTCAATGCCCCTGTCGGTGCAGTCGGCCATAGCAGCCTGCCCGATGGAACCGGGGGATATGGTCATTCTCAACGATCCTTTTCAGGGGGGCACGCATCTGCCCGATGTGACTCTCGTGGCGCCTGTTTTCCATCAAACGAGCGATAAACCGGTTTTTTACGTCGCCAACAGGGCCCACCATGCCGATATCGGTGGGATGAGCGCCGGCTCCATGCCCTTGTCGACTTCCTTGTATCAAGAGGGGGTGATCATCCCGCCCTTGAAGCTCATTCGGAAGGGGCAACGCAACGAGGAATTGTTTCAGCTCATCTTGAGCAATGTCCGTACTCCGCAGGAACGCGAGGGAGATTTTGCTGCTCAGGTCATGGCCAATATGACCGGCGTTCGACGTATCGGTGAACTCATTGCAAAGTACGACCTGGACACGGTCACCCGCTACGCTACTGGTCTGATGGAGTATGCTGAAACCGTGACCCGCAAGACCCTGGCCGCGATTCCTGACGGGGAGTACCGTTTTGGGGACTTCATGGATGACGATGGGGCCGGGGCTGAGGATATTCTGATCGATCTGGTGGCCATGGTGCAGGGCGGTGAACTGCAACTTGATTTTACCAATACCGCCGATCAGGTCCGGGGGAGTATCAACGCCGTGCGCTCCATCACGCTTTCCGCAGTACTCTATGTTGTCCGCTCGCTGATCGACCAGGACATCCCCACGAATGGCGGGTGCCTGCGACCAGTGACCGTCACGACACGTCCCGGCTCCATTGTTGACGCCACCTATCCGGCTGCGGTGGCCGGGGGGAATGTGGAAACCTCCCAGCGAATCGTGGATGTCGTGTTGGGAGCTTTGGCGCGGGCACTCCCTGAGCGAATCCCGGCTGCCAGTCAGGGCACGATGAACAATGTGGCCATTGGCGGCATGGATGAACGCAACGGACGTCCTTTTTCGTATTATGAGACCCTGGCCGGCGGTATGGGGGCCTCAAAGCGCGTTCCTGGTGAAAGCGCGGTCCATTCACATATGACCAATACCTTGAATACGCCCATCGAAGCCCTCGAGTATACCTATCCCTTCCGCGTGCTGCAGTATGCGATTTGCCCGGAAACCGGAGGCCCGGGAAGGCATCCAGGGGGCGATGGTCTTGTTCGGGAAATCGAACTTTTGTCCGGAGCTGAAATAACGGTTCTTTCGGAGCGACGTCGGCATGCGCCGTACGGACTCCAAGGTGGCGGTCCAGGAGCCTGCGGCGCGAACACCATTCTCCGCGCGGATGGCCGGACGCAGACCATGCCCGGAAAATTTCAGGCCCGGCTGAGCACAGGCGACAAGGTCAGGATTGTGACCCCGGGAGGTGGGGGGTACGGCTCTGGCGACGGTTGA
- a CDS encoding hydantoinase/oxoprolinase family protein: MVIIGVDTGGTFTDFIYKKDGEWGVYKTLSTPDNPARAVIEGLKHIAQGREMQVVHGSTVATNAVLERKGVPTAIVTNAGFEDLLHIGRQNRGDLYDLSYTKPAPIVDRCACYGVPGRIDSNGEERDPVDLEAARKVVQELQSSGIESVAVCFLFSYLNPSHEQAVQSVLEELEIPVSASHQILAEFREVERLSTTVVNAYVSPKMSRYLDVLKEFTGEKGLRVMQSNGGSISVDTAMQESVRTILSGPAGGVVGALELGRAAGFEKLITFDMGGTSSDVSLINGELPLSLETTLSGYPLKVPMLDIHTVGAGGGSIATLDAGGSLKVGPESAGADPGPICYGKGAQITVTDANLFLSRLIADRFLGGAMQLDGARMDAAFADMAEEAGLSALALGEGILDVANTNMERAIRVISVERGFDPREFTLFSFGGAGGLHCAFLARLLSMPRVLIPKNPGILSAVGMSMADVIKDYSQTVMLPGMTHSGPDVENAFAPLEQQAATEMADEGFAGASLYLERFVDMRYQGQSFEIIVPFDEAFLERFGQMHEQKYGYCHPGKPTEIVNLRLRARGVPEKPVFSATTELSERIPEEAWLDTLDVVFEGQSRQTWVVQRDRLLPGNRFEGPAIVVEYTSTIVVPPFACAEVDPFGNLLLHIRS, translated from the coding sequence ATGGTCATTATCGGTGTGGATACCGGAGGGACATTCACGGATTTCATCTACAAGAAAGACGGCGAGTGGGGAGTCTACAAGACATTGTCGACTCCGGACAATCCAGCCCGTGCCGTTATTGAGGGGCTGAAACACATAGCCCAGGGGCGGGAAATGCAAGTGGTGCACGGCTCGACCGTAGCCACCAACGCTGTTTTGGAGCGTAAAGGTGTCCCCACAGCGATTGTGACCAATGCCGGCTTCGAAGATTTGTTGCATATCGGGCGTCAAAACCGGGGTGATCTGTATGATCTGTCCTACACCAAGCCCGCGCCTATTGTAGATCGGTGTGCCTGCTATGGGGTGCCGGGACGAATCGACAGCAACGGGGAGGAACGTGACCCCGTGGATTTGGAGGCTGCACGAAAGGTTGTGCAGGAATTGCAGTCTTCTGGAATTGAATCCGTGGCCGTGTGTTTTTTATTCTCCTACCTCAATCCGAGCCACGAACAGGCCGTTCAATCCGTGCTCGAGGAATTGGAAATCCCGGTTTCAGCTTCGCACCAGATCCTGGCTGAGTTTCGCGAGGTCGAGCGTTTGTCGACCACGGTGGTCAACGCCTATGTCTCGCCGAAGATGTCCCGGTATCTTGATGTGTTGAAGGAGTTCACCGGGGAAAAGGGATTGCGCGTCATGCAGTCCAACGGCGGAAGCATCTCGGTGGATACAGCCATGCAAGAGTCGGTGCGCACAATCCTCTCCGGGCCGGCCGGCGGGGTTGTTGGGGCATTGGAACTGGGGCGGGCCGCCGGTTTCGAAAAGTTGATCACCTTTGATATGGGAGGCACCTCTTCCGACGTCAGTCTCATTAACGGCGAATTGCCCTTGTCGCTGGAGACTACCTTGTCAGGCTATCCCCTGAAGGTCCCTATGCTGGATATCCATACCGTGGGGGCTGGGGGCGGCTCCATTGCTACCCTTGATGCCGGGGGCTCCCTGAAAGTGGGGCCGGAAAGTGCCGGAGCAGACCCCGGCCCCATCTGTTACGGCAAAGGGGCGCAGATCACAGTGACCGATGCCAACCTGTTTCTGAGCCGTTTGATAGCCGACCGCTTTCTCGGCGGGGCAATGCAACTGGACGGGGCAAGGATGGACGCGGCCTTTGCCGACATGGCTGAAGAGGCGGGGCTCTCCGCCCTGGCTTTGGGGGAGGGAATTCTGGATGTGGCCAATACCAATATGGAACGGGCCATCCGGGTCATCTCCGTTGAGCGTGGCTTTGACCCTCGGGAATTTACCCTGTTTTCCTTCGGGGGCGCCGGGGGATTGCATTGCGCCTTTCTGGCCCGACTCCTTTCCATGCCCCGGGTGTTGATTCCTAAAAATCCAGGCATCCTGTCTGCTGTGGGTATGTCCATGGCAGATGTCATCAAGGACTATTCCCAAACGGTCATGCTCCCCGGGATGACCCATAGCGGTCCCGACGTGGAAAACGCTTTTGCGCCTCTGGAGCAGCAGGCCGCGACGGAAATGGCCGATGAGGGCTTTGCAGGGGCTTCCTTGTATCTGGAGCGATTCGTTGACATGCGCTATCAAGGTCAATCGTTTGAGATTATCGTTCCCTTTGATGAAGCGTTTCTGGAGCGATTTGGGCAAATGCACGAACAAAAATACGGCTATTGCCATCCGGGAAAACCGACCGAGATTGTCAATCTGCGTCTTCGGGCCAGGGGCGTGCCAGAAAAACCTGTTTTTTCGGCCACTACAGAGTTGAGCGAGCGCATCCCGGAAGAAGCCTGGCTGGATACCCTTGACGTGGTTTTTGAGGGGCAGTCCCGGCAGACATGGGTCGTCCAGCGCGACCGGCTTCTGCCCGGCAATCGCTTTGAGGGCCCCGCCATTGTCGTTGAATACACGTCGACGATCGTCGTGCCGCCTTTTGCCTGCGCTGAAGTCGATCCATTCGGCAATCTGCTTTTACATATCCGCTCCTGA
- a CDS encoding TolC family outer membrane protein gives MNTKEIWKWIGLALIGCFLLPAAALAQDGQMQTPLNKSVVSTLKNNPRLDVLKNNREAVKHDVRKAKGGYLPDLDARVGFGVDRHSDTVSRATDYYNDWDKREEYSLVLRQLLWDGWETSSFVGVSESKLDSVQHRVFDNAESLALDAVIAYLDVYRQRELVRFAEDNMDAHKRILRSLRERQEMGAGSLADVRQTQSRLSRARSSLADAQGGLRVALANYRRVVGEAPPEDMILPVKPIGAVPETQQTALKRSRTGNPKLSAATSDIETARQNMRLSQSKLYPNVYAEASTSYDHWVESSRDWEHNTALMLRMNWNLYNGGSDVAEQDAAMYRMRQAAADRYDLMLEIEDETRATWSRYQTAQDKIQNFRQAKKYNQQTLEMYLEQFNVGQRSLLDVLDAENEYFQTSGLLVTSQANEIIAAHRLLALEGSLLSALSVDPALYTGPPNK, from the coding sequence ATGAACACAAAGGAAATATGGAAATGGATTGGTTTGGCATTGATCGGGTGTTTTCTTCTGCCCGCCGCGGCGCTTGCCCAAGATGGACAGATGCAGACCCCGCTGAACAAGAGCGTGGTCTCCACGCTCAAAAACAACCCGCGCCTCGATGTCCTCAAAAACAATCGTGAAGCGGTCAAGCACGATGTGCGCAAAGCCAAGGGCGGCTATCTCCCTGATCTCGACGCCCGGGTCGGCTTCGGTGTCGACCGTCACAGCGACACCGTGAGTCGGGCTACTGATTACTACAACGATTGGGACAAACGTGAGGAATACAGCCTGGTCCTGCGCCAACTCCTCTGGGACGGCTGGGAGACCTCAAGTTTTGTCGGTGTGAGCGAGTCCAAACTCGATTCTGTCCAGCACCGGGTTTTTGATAATGCTGAATCCCTGGCCCTCGACGCGGTCATCGCCTACCTCGATGTCTACCGCCAGCGAGAGTTGGTCCGTTTTGCTGAAGACAATATGGATGCGCACAAGCGTATCCTGCGCTCCCTGCGCGAGCGCCAGGAAATGGGAGCTGGCAGCCTTGCTGATGTCCGCCAGACTCAGAGCCGTCTGTCCCGCGCCCGTTCCTCCCTGGCGGATGCCCAGGGCGGACTCCGTGTTGCTCTGGCAAATTATCGCCGGGTTGTGGGAGAAGCCCCTCCTGAAGACATGATTCTCCCGGTCAAGCCGATAGGTGCCGTTCCAGAGACACAACAAACAGCTTTAAAACGGAGCCGAACCGGCAATCCCAAACTTTCGGCAGCGACCTCGGACATCGAGACCGCACGGCAGAATATGCGACTGAGCCAATCCAAACTCTATCCCAATGTCTACGCCGAGGCGAGCACCTCGTACGATCATTGGGTGGAAAGTTCTCGAGACTGGGAACACAACACCGCGCTTATGCTGCGGATGAACTGGAACCTGTATAATGGCGGTTCGGATGTGGCCGAACAGGATGCAGCCATGTACCGTATGCGCCAGGCGGCTGCCGACCGCTACGACCTCATGCTTGAAATCGAGGACGAAACCAGAGCGACCTGGAGCCGGTATCAGACCGCCCAAGACAAGATACAGAACTTCCGTCAAGCCAAGAAATACAACCAGCAAACCCTTGAAATGTACCTGGAACAATTCAATGTCGGCCAGCGGAGTCTGCTGGATGTGCTCGACGCTGAAAACGAATACTTCCAGACTTCCGGTCTGCTGGTCACTTCCCAGGCGAACGAGATCATCGCTGCTCACAGACTCCTGGCCCTGGAAGGTTCATTGCTCTCCGCTCTGTCCGTCGACCCCGCTTTATACACTGGACCACCGAATAAATAG
- a CDS encoding beta strand repeat-containing protein: MAENTMNVAQMEGQIEEGGRETSNAAAENLQTSQQTQQPIPVPEAGETRVVQVAPGDVIQLGADVTEAELIQQGGSVLLRFSDGGDLLLEDFINQTDAGEPPTLILADGSEVTADQIIAAMTPAPDAAPAAGEGPTSGGAGEYREDVGNLIEGVNRLDGLGPDALAADAALVPEAEGEGILPEVEEDALPLAADDAFTIEEDPESPLEGDLSLNDDPGDAPATFAILDGPENGTATVNPDGTFSYTPSDNYNGPDSFTYTITDSDGDTDTATVTIEVTPVNDAPQALDNEYSTDEDSSVGGNVITDTGFDDELNVTGVDSDPENDPLTVTAVNGTAIESGDTITLASGALLTMNSDGTFTYNPNGQFEGLGGEGSENSAGSDTFTYTITDGDATSTADVTINVSGLNDAPQALDNQYSTNEDSSVGGNVITDTGFDDELNTTGVDSDPENDPLTVTAVNGTAINSGDTITLASGALLTMNSDGTFTYDPNGQFEGLGGEGSENSSGSDTFTYTITDGDATSTADVTINVSGVNDAPQALDNEYNTNEDSSVGGNVITDSGFDDELNVTGVDSDPENDPLTVTAVNGTAIESGDTITLASGALLTMNSDGTFTYDPNGQFEGLGGEGSENSSGSDTFTYTITDGDATSTADVTINVSGVNDGPQALDNQYSTDEDSSVDGNVITDIGVDDELNTTGVDSDPENDPLTVTAVNGTAIESGDTITLASGALLTMNSDGTFTYNPNGQFEGLGGEGSENSSGSDTFTYTITDGDATSTADVTINVSGVNDAPQALDNEYSTDEDSSVGGNVITDTGFDDELNVTGVDSDPENDPLTVTAVNGTAIESGDTITLASGALLTMNSDGTFTYDPNGQFEGLGGEGSENSAGSDTFTYTITDGNATSTADVTINVSGVNDPPIAVDDVPCPESEDFTASLFLNEGQNGSSASNWSMTNLSIIAYEFNGDNESDTLAYTQQGVGVLSDGENNPPNRFNELDYNRGEDKSESLQIKFDGFVNTSTVTLGMFFENEGPNNGEEIGHWQALLNGHVIAESDFDSTNDSSGTKSITIDTGDKLYNELIFTAKEYSEGGGNLGVNSDSSDYYIKSIYSSGPCDCNGPLATTEDAPTSSLTTHILSNDSDPENNTLFITNIDTNLTNGKVSFDVDTEGNITNVVYDPDNYYNYLNPGETATDTFSYTISDGYGGTDTAQVTIKIIGINDYPSAENDMQSLNYGHLLATNNTGATILSSVNLDPDAETTYTAINEDIGIKPDEMAYDGSGLLWAFDNSSKNFYTINPSNGDIKFQYEGVIQSDVDGISFLTINGSEYMFVLAGKDLYTLNPDNGNTIIPESYSIEGASSNLADLVSLNGKLYTYASNNNLFEISLNPDGSVDSVNTFSLPSTISRVDGMVGGDDGSLYLVSSKGQSGGTVTPLTIDNDGNITIESPFDIDGAPLGNLWAMAGMINFNTEVNGNVLDNDTDPENSLLEVTLVDGQSANVGTTVDGDFGSLTLNSDGTYTYTLDTDITAAGQDSFTYTISDGYGGLSSATLTFNVNGFIPTGSGSVITGDENDNILTGTVNNDILFGDEGNDSLTGDDGADTFVYSADGGEGQDTILDFNPGEDIIRLTDVLDSDTDGLPDLNELAGSAQEVSVAVNGSDVTLTIAGTNGNMDSTVTLDGINSGAYDSYDGGTLQDLIDNDLIKVQYESGSFDS; this comes from the coding sequence ATGGCCGAAAACACAATGAACGTAGCGCAAATGGAAGGGCAGATCGAGGAAGGGGGGCGCGAGACATCGAACGCCGCGGCCGAGAATCTTCAGACCTCGCAACAAACGCAACAACCGATCCCCGTCCCTGAAGCGGGAGAAACCCGTGTTGTTCAGGTCGCCCCAGGTGATGTTATCCAACTCGGTGCTGATGTCACCGAAGCTGAACTCATTCAGCAGGGGGGAAGTGTCCTCCTCCGTTTTTCAGATGGAGGAGACCTGCTTTTGGAAGATTTTATCAATCAGACAGACGCGGGCGAACCACCCACGTTGATTCTTGCTGACGGCTCTGAGGTAACCGCCGACCAGATCATTGCTGCCATGACACCAGCACCTGATGCGGCTCCTGCTGCCGGAGAAGGGCCGACCAGCGGTGGAGCGGGCGAATATAGAGAAGATGTTGGCAATCTCATAGAAGGCGTAAACCGGTTGGACGGCCTCGGACCGGATGCCTTGGCAGCCGATGCCGCTTTGGTCCCAGAGGCAGAAGGAGAGGGGATTCTCCCCGAAGTGGAGGAAGACGCCCTTCCTCTGGCCGCTGATGACGCCTTTACTATTGAAGAGGACCCGGAATCTCCTTTGGAAGGCGATCTGAGCCTCAACGACGATCCTGGTGATGCCCCGGCGACATTTGCCATTTTGGACGGCCCCGAAAACGGCACGGCGACCGTCAATCCGGACGGGACCTTCTCCTACACTCCGAGCGACAACTATAACGGTCCGGATTCGTTCACCTATACTATTACTGACAGCGATGGTGATACGGATACAGCCACCGTGACCATCGAGGTTACACCGGTCAACGACGCTCCCCAGGCCCTGGACAACGAGTACAGCACCGACGAAGACTCCAGCGTGGGTGGCAATGTCATCACCGACACCGGATTTGATGATGAGCTCAATGTCACCGGCGTCGATTCCGATCCGGAAAACGACCCCCTCACCGTGACCGCGGTTAACGGCACCGCCATTGAGTCTGGCGACACCATCACGCTCGCCAGCGGCGCCCTGTTGACCATGAACAGCGACGGGACTTTCACCTACAACCCCAACGGGCAATTTGAGGGCCTTGGCGGCGAAGGCAGCGAGAATTCCGCCGGTTCAGACACCTTCACCTATACCATTACCGACGGCGACGCGACTTCGACCGCTGACGTGACCATCAATGTCAGCGGCCTCAACGACGCTCCCCAGGCCCTGGATAACCAGTACAGCACCAACGAAGACTCCAGCGTGGGTGGCAACGTCATCACCGACACCGGATTTGATGATGAGCTCAACACCACCGGGGTCGACTCCGATCCGGAAAACGATCCCCTCACTGTGACCGCGGTCAATGGCACCGCCATCAACTCCGGCGACACCATTACACTCGCCAGCGGCGCCCTGTTGACCATGAACAGTGACGGGACCTTCACCTACGATCCCAACGGGCAATTTGAGGGCCTTGGCGGCGAAGGCAGCGAGAATTCCTCCGGTTCAGACACCTTCACCTACACCATCACTGACGGCGACGCGACCTCGACCGCTGACGTGACCATCAATGTCAGCGGCGTCAACGACGCTCCCCAGGCCCTGGACAACGAGTACAACACCAACGAAGACTCCAGCGTAGGTGGCAATGTCATCACCGACTCCGGATTTGATGATGAGCTCAATGTCACCGGGGTCGACTCCGATCCGGAAAACGATCCCCTCACTGTGACCGCGGTCAACGGCACCGCCATTGAGTCTGGCGACACCATCACACTCGCCAGCGGCGCCCTGTTGACTATGAACAGTGACGGGACCTTCACCTACGATCCCAACGGGCAATTTGAGGGCCTTGGCGGCGAAGGCAGCGAGAATTCCTCCGGTTCAGACACCTTCACCTACACCATCACTGACGGCGACGCGACCTCGACCGCTGACGTGACCATCAATGTCAGCGGCGTCAACGACGGTCCCCAGGCCCTGGATAACCAGTACAGCACCGACGAAGACTCCAGCGTGGACGGCAATGTCATCACCGACATCGGAGTTGATGATGAGCTCAACACCACCGGGGTCGATTCTGATCCGGAAAACGACCCCCTCACTGTGACCGCGGTCAACGGCACCGCCATTGAGTCTGGCGACACCATTACACTCGCCAGCGGCGCCCTGTTGACCATGAACAGTGACGGGACCTTCACCTACAATCCCAACGGACAGTTCGAAGGCCTTGGCGGTGAAGGCAGCGAGAATTCCTCCGGTTCAGACACCTTCACCTACACCATCACTGACGGCGACGCGACCTCGACCGCTGACGTGACCATCAATGTCAGCGGCGTCAACGACGCTCCCCAGGCCCTGGACAACGAGTACAGCACCGACGAAGACTCCAGCGTAGGTGGCAATGTCATCACCGACACCGGATTTGATGATGAGCTCAATGTCACCGGCGTCGATTCCGATCCGGAAAACGACCCCCTCACCGTGACCGCGGTCAACGGCACCGCCATTGAGTCTGGCGACACCATCACGCTCGCCAGCGGCGCCCTGTTGACCATGAACAGCGACGGGACCTTCACCTACGATCCCAACGGACAGTTCGAAGGCCTTGGCGGCGAAGGCAGCGAGAATTCCGCCGGTTCAGACACCTTCACCTATACCATTACCGACGGCAACGCGACCTCGACCGCTGACGTCACCATCAATGTCAGCGGCGTCAATGATCCGCCTATTGCAGTAGACGATGTACCTTGTCCTGAGTCGGAAGACTTCACCGCCAGCTTGTTTTTAAACGAAGGTCAAAACGGCTCCAGTGCTTCAAATTGGTCAATGACAAATCTGTCTATTATTGCCTACGAATTCAACGGAGATAACGAGTCGGACACTTTAGCATACACCCAACAAGGAGTTGGTGTCCTGAGTGATGGGGAAAACAACCCTCCTAATAGATTCAATGAACTGGATTATAACAGAGGTGAAGACAAATCGGAATCGCTACAAATAAAATTCGATGGCTTTGTCAACACCTCGACTGTTACATTAGGCATGTTTTTTGAAAATGAAGGCCCCAATAATGGTGAAGAAATAGGGCATTGGCAGGCATTATTGAACGGACATGTGATTGCTGAATCTGACTTTGACTCCACAAATGACTCATCTGGCACAAAATCCATTACTATAGACACCGGCGACAAGCTATACAACGAGCTTATTTTCACAGCTAAAGAATATAGTGAAGGAGGGGGAAATCTTGGTGTCAATTCAGACAGCTCTGATTACTACATTAAATCCATTTATTCCTCCGGCCCATGTGACTGTAATGGCCCCTTAGCCACAACCGAAGACGCTCCGACTTCATCTTTAACTACACACATTCTTTCCAACGACTCTGATCCTGAAAATAATACGCTTTTTATCACTAACATCGATACCAATCTAACGAACGGCAAGGTTTCCTTCGATGTCGACACCGAAGGAAATATAACCAATGTCGTCTATGATCCTGATAATTATTACAACTACTTAAATCCTGGCGAAACTGCAACTGACACATTTTCATACACTATCAGCGACGGATATGGGGGCACTGACACAGCGCAGGTTACAATCAAGATCATTGGTATCAACGACTACCCCTCAGCTGAAAACGATATGCAATCTCTCAACTATGGCCACCTCCTTGCTACAAACAATACAGGGGCTACGATACTCTCCTCAGTCAATCTAGACCCTGATGCAGAGACAACATATACAGCTATAAACGAGGACATAGGCATCAAACCCGATGAAATGGCCTATGATGGATCTGGATTACTTTGGGCTTTCGACAATTCCAGCAAAAACTTTTACACCATCAACCCGTCTAATGGCGATATAAAATTCCAATACGAAGGAGTCATACAATCTGATGTCGACGGCATATCTTTCCTTACTATAAATGGCTCCGAGTATATGTTTGTTCTTGCAGGAAAAGATCTGTACACTCTCAATCCTGACAATGGCAACACGATAATTCCAGAAAGCTACTCCATAGAAGGAGCTTCTAGTAATCTTGCAGACTTAGTTTCTCTCAACGGTAAATTATACACCTATGCTTCTAATAACAATCTTTTTGAAATATCGCTTAATCCAGACGGAAGTGTTGATTCAGTAAACACCTTTTCTTTACCGAGTACTATATCCAGAGTCGACGGAATGGTTGGCGGTGACGACGGTAGCCTATACCTTGTTTCCTCAAAAGGTCAGAGTGGTGGGACAGTGACCCCTCTAACCATAGATAATGATGGAAATATCACCATTGAAAGTCCTTTCGATATAGATGGGGCGCCACTTGGCAATCTCTGGGCCATGGCTGGGATGATAAATTTCAACACAGAAGTTAATGGAAACGTTTTAGACAACGACACCGATCCGGAAAACTCATTGTTGGAAGTCACTCTGGTAGACGGCCAAAGCGCGAACGTCGGTACCACTGTTGATGGTGACTTCGGCTCGTTGACCCTGAACAGCGACGGGACGTACACCTACACACTGGACACGGATATAACCGCAGCCGGCCAGGACAGCTTCACGTATACCATTTCTGACGGATACGGAGGACTTTCCAGTGCCACGCTGACCTTCAACGTCAACGGTTTTATCCCAACTGGTTCCGGCTCGGTAATCACCGGGGACGAAAACGACAACATCCTTACCGGCACAGTGAACAATGACATCCTGTTTGGAGATGAAGGAAACGACAGCCTCACCGGCGACGATGGCGCTGACACCTTTGTCTACAGTGCTGATGGCGGCGAGGGTCAGGACACGATCCTCGATTTCAATCCTGGAGAGGATATCATCCGCCTGACCGATGTCCTGGATAGCGATACGGACGGACTGCCGGATCTCAATGAACTGGCTGGATCAGCGCAAGAAGTAAGTGTTGCGGTCAATGGCAGTGATGTCACCCTGACCATCGCGGGAACAAATGGCAACATGGACAGCACCGTCACCCTGGACGGGATCAACTCGGGAGCCTACGACTCGTACGACGGCGGAACGCTCCAGGACCTCATCGACAACGACCTGATCAAGGTCCAATACGAATCCGGTTCTTTTGACAGCTAA